One genomic window of Octopus bimaculoides isolate UCB-OBI-ISO-001 chromosome 2, ASM119413v2, whole genome shotgun sequence includes the following:
- the LOC106883198 gene encoding proline-rich transmembrane protein 1 has product MEIYSIRREVNLFVVESASPPPPPPVQQLSELQAVIILDPVPNIMCPAILATICCFLPTGIAAIIYSSRANALAENGGREDALEANAKAKRFIKISIFLGIVIFLIVIIVGTTS; this is encoded by the exons ATGGAAATTT attcaATCAGAAGAGAAGTAAACTTATTCGTTGTGGAATCGGCATCCCCTCCACCACCGCCTCCTGTGCAACAGCTGTCAGAGCTTCAAGCAGTTATT ATACTAGACCCAGTCCCGAATATCATGTGTCCGGCAATTTTGGCCACCATTTGCTGCTTTTTACCAACAGGCATCGCTGCTATTATATACAGCAGCAGA GCAAATGCATTGGCCGAAAATGGAGGGAGAGAAGACGCGCTGGAGGCTAACGCTAAAGCAAAAAGGTTcatcaaaatatcaatttttcttgGTATTGTTATTTTCCTTATTGTGATAATAGTAGGAACTACGTCataa